The Paraburkholderia caffeinilytica genome segment CGCCAGATCGAAATAGATGCGGTTCGGAATCTCACGGCCTTCCGGGTCGAGCGTCTGATAGCCAAGTTCGCGCAGGATCGTGACCAGTTCGACGCGACGGTCGAAATCCGTACCGGCAACGTGCACACCGTGGTGGGCCAGCACGTCGTCTTTACGCTCGACGCGCGTCATCCGCTCCGGCCCCACCCGCACCAGCGAAAAGTCCGATGTACCGCCGCCGATGTCGGCCACCAGCACGAGCCCCTCTTCCGTCAGATGCGATTCGTAGTCGAATGCGGCCGCGATCGGCTCATACTGAAAGTGAATCTCCCGCAAGCCGACTGAACGCGCCGCAGCTTCGAGTTGCTGCTGCGCCATGTGATCGGCACGCGGATCGTCGTCGACGAAGAACACCGGGCGGCCCAGCACGGCGCGGCTGATCGGACCGCCGGTGCTCGTCTCGGCCGAGCGCTTCAGGTGGTCGACGAAAATTGCGATGATGTCCGTGTACTTGATCGCCGAGCCGTCGCCGAGATCGGTCGAATTCTCGGCAAGCGGTGAGCCGAGAATACTTTTCATCGAGCGCATCAAACGGCCGTCGAAACCGTCGATGTAAGCCGCCAATGCCGCACGCCCGAATTCGCGGGTGTTCTCGTCGGTGTTGAAAAAGACGGCGGTCGGCAGCGTCGTATAGGCGCCCTCGACCGGCGCAAGCCTAAGCGCAGCGCCGTCAGGAACGGCGACGGCCGAATTGGAAGTACCGAAGTCAATCGCGCAATAGTTCATGGCAGGAATCGCCGCTCACGGCTGGCGCGGACAGAAAGGGGAGCGGCTTTGTATCACGAAAGCCCAATCAGCATCAACTGACGCTTTCCGGGACGCCCACAATCGTGTCCAGAGCCCGCTCGGCGGAACAAAAATTGCTGAATTCGACAGGATACGCCACCAATTTTCAGCAATGAGGAGACTTGCACCAATGAGCGCGCCGCCTAACGCCGTGGTCCACGAGAAAAACGCCGCTGTGATCGAAACCGACCTGCCCTCGCGGCTCGACCGTTTGCCATGGGGACGCTTTCACTCGCTGATCGTTGTGGCGCTGGGCGTGACGTGGCTGCTCGACGGTCTTGAAGTGACGCTCGCAGGCGCCGTCGCGAGTGCGTTGAAGTCTAGCCCATCGCTGCACCTGACCAATGCCGACGTCGGCCTCGCCGGCAGCGCCTACATTGCCGGCGCCGTGCTCGGCGCGCTCGGCTTCGGCTGGATGACCGACCGGCTCGGCCGTCGCAAGCTGTTCTTCATGACACTCGCGGTGTACCTGGCGGCTACCGCAGCGACCGCTTTTTCGTGGAATCTGGCCAGTTTTCTGCTGTTTCGCTTTCTCACCGGCGCCGGTATCGGCGGCGAGTATACGGCGATCAATTCGACGATTCAGGAGTTCACGCCCGCACGGTTGCGCGGCTGGACCGATCTCGGCATCAACGGCACGTTCTGGGTCGGCGCAGCGCTCGGCGCGGCGGGCTCCTTGATCCTGCTCGACCCGAATCTGCTGCCGGGCGACTGGGGCTGGCGCGCCTGTTTCTTCATCGGCGCGGTGCTGGCGCTAGGGATTCTGCCGATGCGCATCTGGGTGCCCGAAAGTCCGCGCTGGCTGCTGACGCACGGCGGCGAACGCGATGCGCGCTCGATCGTCGACGGCATCGAAACGCGCTTTCGCACCGCCGGCCATGCACTCGCCGACGACGGCCTCACGCGGCTAAGACTGCGGGCACGCGGACACACCCCGCTGCGCGAGGTGTTTCACACGCTGTTCAACGTGCATCGACAACGCGCGCTGGTCGGCCTGTCGTTGATGACCGCGCAGGCGTTCTTCTACAACGCGATCTTTTTCACCTATGCGCTGGTGCTGACCGATTTCTATCAGGTTCCGGGCGACCATATCGGCTGGTATCTGTTGCCATTCGCGCTCGGTAACTTCCTCGGACCGCTGGTGCTTGGCCGGCTTTTCGACGTCATCGGGCGACGCAAGATGATCGCCTCGACTTACGCGCTGTCCGGCATCCTGCTGACGCTGAGCGGCTACCTGTTCGAGCAGCATCTGCTCACCGTCGTGACGCAGACGATCGCGTGGATGGTGGTCTTTTTTTTCGCCTCGGCGGCAGCGAGCTCGGCATATCTGACAGTCAGCGAATCATTTCCACTGGAAATCCGCGCCTTGGCGATCGCGGTGTTCTACGCGTTCGGTACGGCGCTGGGCGGCATCATCGGCCCGGCGTTTTTCGGCCGGCTGATCGATACGCATCAGCGCAGCGAAGTGTTTTTGGGCTATCTGGTCGGCTCGGGGCTGATGCTCGCCGCTGCGGCGATCGCCGCGATCTGGGGTGTGGATGCGGAGCGCAAGCCGCTTGAGCATGTGGCCGCGCCGCTTTCGAGCGTCGCGGACAACGTGGAATGAATGACGCTGCTTGAGCGAAGCAGACGACTCAGAATAGAAAAACGCGCAGTCAGCGCCGCGCGTTTTTTACCACTACCCAAGCTGCAAGACGCTCAGAACGCCTTCTTCCACCCACCGCCATAAGCAATATCGGCCAGCGGCAGACGTTGACGCACCGACTTCTCGCGCTCACGCAGCACCGGATCGAGTTTATCGACGTCGCCGTAGTGGCCGAGCGAAATGATGGCAATCACGTCGACGTCGTGCGGCAGTTTGAACGCCGTGCGGAACGCGTTCGGGTCGAAGCCGCTCATCTGATGCGCGGCGAGGCCGAGCGCATGCGCCTGCAGCACCAGCGCCATCGCCGCGGCACCCGCGTCGTACGGTGCGCAACGGTTCACTTCGCCCTTGCTGGTGAGCGTGTGCGTGGTCACCGCGATCAGCACCGGCGCCGACGCATTCCAGCCCTGATTGAACGGCACCAGCGTGGCGAAAGCCTGCTTGAACGAGACTTCATCGACGCCACGGTCGAATACGAGGAAACGCCACGGTTGCGCGTTATACGAAGACGGCGCCCAGCGTGCCGCTTCGAGTACTGCTTGCAGATCCTCGCGGCGCACCGGCTCGCTCGAATACGCACGCGGGCTCCAGCGACCTGCAATCAACTCGTGAATGGCAACTGCGGTAGGGGCGGGTTTGTTGGTCATGCGCTTCTCTCGGTCGAAATTCATGATCGACGGGCGGCTGCCCGGGGTGTCATAGCATAACCGGGCTGAGCCTCTCGCGCGCCAACTCGTGTCAGTTAGTTTTCACGTGGGCTGCAATGGCAAACGGCCTCGTATGAGGCCGTTCGCGCAGGTTTGCTTCGTTCACCGTGCACACGGGCGCAGCGTCACGCCGCTTGCGGCTCCGGCACCTTGGCCGGCCGGTTGATCCGCAGCACGATCACCGCGGCAACCAGACACAACCCGCCGGAAATCATCGATGCGACCGTGTACGTGCCGAGGCTCGCGCGCAACATGCCCGCACCGAGCGCCGCGAAGGCCGCGCCGAGCTGGTGGCCGGCGACCACCCAGCCGAACACGACCGGCGCCGAATCCTTGCCGTAGACATCGGTCGCGAGACGCACGGTGGGCGGCACCGTGGCGATCCAGTCGAGTCCATAGAACACCGCGAACAACGGCAGGCCGAAGAAGTCGATGCCGAAGGCGTGCGGCAGATACATCAGCGACAAACCACGCAGACCGTAATACCAGAACAGCAACACGCGGCTATTGAAGCGGTCCGACAGCCAGCCCGACAGTGTCGTACCGAACAGATCGAAGATGCCCATTGCAGCAAGCAGGGAGGCGCCCTGCACTTCGGTCATGCCGTAGTCGCCGCACATTGCGATCAAATGCGTGCCGACATAACCGTTGGTGCTCGCGCCGCAAATGAAGAAGCTGAAGAACAGCAGCCAGAAATCACGCGTCTTGCTCGCCATCGCGAGTGTGCCGAAGGCGATTGCCAGCGGATTCTGTTTCGTCACCGAGGTGGAGATCGGCGCGTCGGCCGGTTCGCCGAACGGGCGCAGCTTCATATCCGCGGGCCGCTCCGGCAACAGGAACGCAACCAGCGGCAAAACGATCGCCGCCGCGCCCGCGACGACCCACACCACCTGGCGCCAGCCGTAATGCTCGGCGATGGCCGCGAGCATCGGCAGGAACACCAGTTGGCCGGTCGCCGAACTGGCCGTGAGAATCCCCATCACCAGCCCGCGATGCGTAGTGAACCAGCGCGTCACCACCGTCGCGGACAACGACAGCGCCGCCACACCCGTCGAGCCGCCAACCATCACGCCCCAGATCAGAACCATTTGCCACGGATGCGTCATCAGCGACGACAACGCCACACCCGCGGCCATCGTGCCGAGCGCGGCCAGAAGCGTGGGACGCACGCCAAAACGCTGCATCGCCGCGGCGGCGAACGGCCCCATCAGGCCGTAGAGCGCGATGTTCACGGAGATCGCGAGCGAAATCGTCGCTCGGCTCCAGCCGAATTGATGCTCCAGCGGCACCATCATCACGCTCGGCGTGGCGCGCGTGCCGGCCGCCGCCAGCAGCACCAGAAACACCACCGCCACGGTCAACCAGCCGTAATGGAAACGTCCGCCAATCAGTCTCGCTGCCCAGTTCATCGGTTCTCCAATCGACGCCCGCCCGC includes the following:
- a CDS encoding nitroreductase family protein; its protein translation is MTNKPAPTAVAIHELIAGRWSPRAYSSEPVRREDLQAVLEAARWAPSSYNAQPWRFLVFDRGVDEVSFKQAFATLVPFNQGWNASAPVLIAVTTHTLTSKGEVNRCAPYDAGAAAMALVLQAHALGLAAHQMSGFDPNAFRTAFKLPHDVDVIAIISLGHYGDVDKLDPVLREREKSVRQRLPLADIAYGGGWKKAF
- a CDS encoding Hsp70 family protein: MNYCAIDFGTSNSAVAVPDGAALRLAPVEGAYTTLPTAVFFNTDENTREFGRAALAAYIDGFDGRLMRSMKSILGSPLAENSTDLGDGSAIKYTDIIAIFVDHLKRSAETSTGGPISRAVLGRPVFFVDDDPRADHMAQQQLEAAARSVGLREIHFQYEPIAAAFDYESHLTEEGLVLVADIGGGTSDFSLVRVGPERMTRVERKDDVLAHHGVHVAGTDFDRRVELVTILRELGYQTLDPEGREIPNRIYFDLATWHLINTVYAPKRVSELALMRHLFTEVKHHDRLMRVVERRLGHALAAHAEEAKIGVAAGGETVIDLDEVEDDLRLAFDEAQLIKAGQDETQRIVQAARDTVQAAGVAPRDVNAVYFTGGSTGLAFLSGALAAAFPDAKAVFGDRLASVATGLGIHARRLFG
- a CDS encoding MFS transporter, producing the protein MSAPPNAVVHEKNAAVIETDLPSRLDRLPWGRFHSLIVVALGVTWLLDGLEVTLAGAVASALKSSPSLHLTNADVGLAGSAYIAGAVLGALGFGWMTDRLGRRKLFFMTLAVYLAATAATAFSWNLASFLLFRFLTGAGIGGEYTAINSTIQEFTPARLRGWTDLGINGTFWVGAALGAAGSLILLDPNLLPGDWGWRACFFIGAVLALGILPMRIWVPESPRWLLTHGGERDARSIVDGIETRFRTAGHALADDGLTRLRLRARGHTPLREVFHTLFNVHRQRALVGLSLMTAQAFFYNAIFFTYALVLTDFYQVPGDHIGWYLLPFALGNFLGPLVLGRLFDVIGRRKMIASTYALSGILLTLSGYLFEQHLLTVVTQTIAWMVVFFFASAAASSAYLTVSESFPLEIRALAIAVFYAFGTALGGIIGPAFFGRLIDTHQRSEVFLGYLVGSGLMLAAAAIAAIWGVDAERKPLEHVAAPLSSVADNVE
- a CDS encoding MFS transporter: MNWAARLIGGRFHYGWLTVAVVFLVLLAAAGTRATPSVMMVPLEHQFGWSRATISLAISVNIALYGLMGPFAAAAMQRFGVRPTLLAALGTMAAGVALSSLMTHPWQMVLIWGVMVGGSTGVAALSLSATVVTRWFTTHRGLVMGILTASSATGQLVFLPMLAAIAEHYGWRQVVWVVAGAAAIVLPLVAFLLPERPADMKLRPFGEPADAPISTSVTKQNPLAIAFGTLAMASKTRDFWLLFFSFFICGASTNGYVGTHLIAMCGDYGMTEVQGASLLAAMGIFDLFGTTLSGWLSDRFNSRVLLFWYYGLRGLSLMYLPHAFGIDFFGLPLFAVFYGLDWIATVPPTVRLATDVYGKDSAPVVFGWVVAGHQLGAAFAALGAGMLRASLGTYTVASMISGGLCLVAAVIVLRINRPAKVPEPQAA